Below is a window of Streptomyces sp. ITFR-16 DNA.
CTGGGCTCCGTGGTCGGTGTGCATGATCGATCCGGCAAGGCTGCCGCGGGTGCGGATCGCCGCGGCCAGGGCGTCGGTGACGAGATCCGCGCGCATGTGGTCGGCGATCGCCCAGCCGACGAGACGGCGCGATGCGAGGTCGATGACGGTCGCCAGGTAGCAGAACTTCCCGCCGGCGACGGGCAGGTAGGTGATGTCACCGACGTACTTCGTGTTCGGCTTGTCCGCGGTGAAGTCGCGGCCGATCAGGTCCGGGGCCTTGGCCGCGGCCGGGTCAGAGACGGTGGTGCGGTGCCGGCGCCGCAACCGGATCCCTTGGATCCCGGACGCCCGCATGATCCTGGCGACGCGCTTGTGGTTGACCGCGACACCGTTCTCCTCGCGGAGCTCGGCGGTGATCCTCGGGGCTCCGTAGGTGCCGTCCGATTCCTGGTGCACCGCCCGTATCCGGGCTGCCAGGCGGGCGTCGGCCACCTGCCGGGCGGCCCGGTCAGCGGCTGTCCGTTGCCAGTAGTAGAAGCTCGAGCGGCTGACGCCGAGGATCCTGCAGAGCCGCTTCACGCCGTGACGGCGCTGGAGGTCGGCGACACACTGGAAGCGGTTCACCAGCGCGTCTCCCCGGCGAAATACTTCGCCGCCTTCCGCAGGATCTCCCGTTCCTCCTCCAACTCGCGGACCTTCTTTCGCAAGGCGGCGTTCTCCGCCTCCAGCGGTACCGGCGGCTGGGCCGGTTCTTGCGTCCGTCGTCCTCGGGGACGGCTCACCCCGGCTGCCCTCACCCAGTTCCGCAGGGTCTCCGGGTTGATCCCCAGATCGGCCGCGACCGACCTGATCGTCGCTTCCGGCCGCGACTCGTACAGCGCGACCGCGTCCGCCTTGAACTCCGGCGGGTAGTTCTTCATGACCACGAGATGTCCGTTCTCAGATCCTCAGGATCCAGTGTCTCGTGTGTCCAGGATCAGGGGTCAAGGCCCGAGACGATCTGGCCCCCGCTGCTGTCCGCGCTCGCTGCCGAAGCATGGCTAGAGGCGGTCGAGCGGACGCCCGGGACCGACTGGACGCAGGCCGCACCAACCCCGGCGGGTGCACTGTGAGCCGAACCAACGCCGTGGTCGCCCGCGCTTCCCATGCATCCGTCGTGATCGACTACGACACGGGGACAACCGAGCTGCGCCCGACGGCCGAGGCGGTAACCGCCATGGGCGCAAAGGTCGTTGACCTACCGGAGACCGTTCTCACGTGGGGGACCGTCGAACAGTCCGCAGCCCCACCCGAGCCGGCTCCGATACCGCTGCGGTGGCGGGTTGTCGCTGTGCCGGTCGTCCTCGCAACTGCCGCCGTGTGGTCTGCCGGGCGTCGTCGGAACCGGTTCTCACGGCTCGTACGGCTCGCGTGCTCGGGGCGCGATTTGCCCCCGGCTACGGCCGCTCAGGCTCGCTACGCTGTCCGCGCGGTCCGCTGGGCTGCACAGCTCTTGCCGATGCGCTGGGCGTGCCTGGAGGACTCGACGGCTGCCGCACTCGTTCTGACGACCGTACGACGCCGCGCAGAGTGGCGGCACGGTGTCGCTCTCGACCCCGTACGGCTGCACGCATGGATAGCCGGCCCGGACGGGTCTCCGGTCGAGGAGCCGGCGGACACCGCGCTGTACACGCCCACCTACACACCAGACGGCCCCGGTTCGGCCGGGGCACCAGGAAGGTACGACCGTGAGTGACCCGCACATCTTGTTGAGCGGCCAAGCCCTCGCCCTCGCCATGCCCCGCGCGGACATGCTGCCCGAGTACCACAAGTGGGAGAACGACCCCGCAACGATCACGGGGTACGGGAACCAGTGGGCACAGGCGTGGGAGGTTCGCGCCGCCGGATACGAGCGTCAGCGAGGAAACGACCGCTTCCAGCAGTTCGAGGTGGTTCGGCTGGAGAACAGCACGCCTGTGGGGATGACGATTCTGGAAGTCAATCCGTTCGTACGCACAGCCGAGTTCGTGATGGTGCTCGCCCCCGCCGAGCGCGGGAAGGGCCACGCCACCGAAGCGGCCCGGCTGACCCTGGATTGGGCGTTCCACCTTGCCCACCTGCGGGCGGTGTGGCTCAAGGTGCTTGAGCCCAACAAGGCCGGAGCCCGCGCGTACGAGAAGGCAGGGTTCCGCCCCGCCGGTCGGCTCCGCCGTTCGGGATTCTGGCTCGGCGAACCCGTGGACGAACTGCTCATGGATGCCGTCCCCGAGGACTTCCCCGGAAAGTCCGCCGTAGCTGCCGCTCTCGGTAGCTGACCCGCTGCCCCTCGCGGCCCCATTCGTCTATCTGCGGGCGGGGCCGCCCCCTTCCCTACCGAAACCATGCGGGAGAGCCTGCCCGAAACCCTGCCGGTTCTGCTACCGGACGCCCTGCCGCGCCTCCGCGCGCCGCCGGCGCTGCTCGGCCACGTTCGCGACCGGGGAGGCGAGCAGCAGCGTCCGGGTGTAGGCGTGGTCCGGCCGCGAGGTGACCGTCGCGGCGTCACCCGTCTCGACGATCTCGCCCCGGTGGATGACCGCCACCCGGTGGCTCATGAAGCGGACGACGGACAGGTCGTGGGAGACGAACAGGTAGGCGACCCCCGTCTCCCGCTGGATTTCCAGGAGGAGGTCGAGAACCGTGCGCTGGGTGGTGAGGTCCAGCGCCGACACGGGTTCGTCGCAGATGACCAGCCTCGGGCGCAGGGCCAGCGCGCGGGCGATGGCGACGCGCTGGCGCTGGCCGCCGGAGAACTCCCTCGGCAGCCGGTCCGCCGCGTCGGCCGGCAGATGCACCCGGTCCAGCAGCTCGCCGACCCTCCCCCGGGCCTCCCGGGCACCGGTGCCCTGGCCGATGAGCGGCTCCGCGAGCGTGTCACCGATGGTGCGGGCCGGGTTCAGGGAGGTGTAGGGGTCCTGGAAGATGACCTGGAGGTCGCGGCTGAGGGCGCGCCGGCGGCGGGTGTCGGCGCGTTCGATGGGCTCCCCGTCGAAGGAGATGGAGCCCGACCGTACGGGGACGAGGCCGAGGACCGCACGGCCGATGGTCGACTTGCCCGAGCCGGACTCACCGACCAGGCCGAGGGTCTCGCCCGGCCGGACGGCGAGGTCCACACCCTTGAGGACTTCGGTCTCCGGGGCGCGCCACCCCTTGCCGGGGAAGGAGACCCGCAGGTCCCGCACGGCGAGCAGGGGTTCGGCGGGACCGGCGGTGTGCGGGGTGCTCATGCGGTGGCGGTCCTTGCTGCCGGGCCGTGCCAGGGGGCGCGGACGGGGGCGTCGTCGAGTACGGCGTCGAGGAGGGTGCGGGTGTACGGGTCTCGGGGTGAGCCGAGGATCTGTTCGGTGGTGCCGGACTCCACGACGCGCCCGGCGTTCATGACGGCCACCCGGTCGCAGACGTCCGCGACGACGCCGAGGTTGTGGGTGACCAGGAGCACGCCGAGTCCGCGCTCCTCCTGCAGGCGGCGCAGCAGGTCGAGGACCTCGGCCTGGACGCGTACGTCGAGGGCGGTGGTCGGTTCGTCCGCGATGAGGAGTTCGGGGTCGCAGGACATCGCGCCGGCGATCAGGACGCGCTGGGCCATGCCGCCGGAGATCTCGTGCGGGTGGAGGCGCAGGGTGCGGGCCGGGTCGGGGATCTCCACCAGGCGCAGGAGTTCCGCCGCGCGGGCGGCCGCCTGCTTGCGGGTGAGCCCGAGGTGGTGGCGCAGGGGTTCCATGAGCTGGCTGCCGACGGTGAAGGCGGGGTCGAGGTTGCTCATGGGTTCCTGCGGGACGTACGCGACGGTCCGCCCCCGCAGGGCGCGGCGGTCGCGTTCGCCCAGGCCGGCCACCTCGCGGCCGTTGACCGTGATGCTGCCCCGGGTGACACGGCCGCCCTCCGGGAGGATGCCGAGGACCGAGAAGGCGGTCTGGGTCTTGCCGGAGCCGGATTCGCCGACCAGGCCGACGATCTCCCCGGGACGTACGTCGAGGTCGACGCCGTGCACGACCTCCTTGTCCGTGCCGTCGGGCTGCGCGTAGGCGACGGCGAGGCCGCGTACGGACAGGAGCGCGGCGCGGTCCTGTCCCTGTTGCGCCCGGCCCTGTTCCGCCCGGTCCGTCACCGGCGCGGCGGTCGCCGGGGTGCGGCGCCCGCGGCGGGCCGGCCGGGGCGCGTGCTCCTCCAGTGCGTCGCGCAGGGCGCCCGCCAGGAGGACGAGGGCGCAGTTGGTGAGGCCGAGGGCGAGGCCGGGCCACAGGATGAGCAGGGGTGCGCGCTGGATGTTCTGGAACGCCTCGTTGAGCATGGCGCCCCAGGTGGCCGCCGATCCGCTGCCGACGCCCAGGAATTCCAGGCCCGCCTGGAGGGCGATGGCGATGCCCGCGACGAGCGCCACCTGGATGATGATGGGGCCGCGTACGACGGTCAGCACGTGCCGGGCGACGATGCGGGCGTCGGAGAGTCCGGAGACCTTCGCGGCGTCCACGTACAGCTCGCCCCGCACGTTGGCGACGATGCCGCGCACCAGGCGGAAGAAGGCCGGTGCGGTCAGGACGCCGAGGACGATCATCAGCACCCAGACATGGGGGCCGAGGATGGCCCGGGACGCCAGCAGGACGACCATGGCGGGCAGCGCCATGACGAGGTTGACGGCCCAGTTGGCGGCGGCGTCGAACCGGCCGCCGTAGTAGCCGGCGAAGAGTCCGGAGGGCACCCCGAGGACCAGTGCGACGGCGAGCGCGAGCACGGCGCCGCCGAGGGTGTTGCGCCCGCCGTACAGCACCCGGGACAGGATGTCGCGGCCGGCCGAGTCCATCCCTAGGGGGTGCCCGGCGCCCGGCCCGGCGAACGCGTCGCCGAGCGAGGAGGCGCCGGGGTCCTGCGGTGCGAGCAGGGGTGCCAGCAGCACGGCCAGGACCAGGATCAGCAGCAGGGCGGCGGAGAGCGCGCCCAGCGGGTTGCGCAGCACGCGCCGGGTGAGGCCGCCGGTGCGCCGGGGGCCCGGCTCGCGGCCGGGCGGTGCGGCGACGGGGGCCGGGGCCGCGGTCGCCGTGAGGTTCTCGCTCATGCGGCCCTCGCCTTGGGGTTGAGCCAGCCGATCAGCACATCGACCAGGAGGTTGATCAGGACGACACCGACCACGGTGAGCATGACGAGCGCCATGATCACGGGGATGTCGCCGCGGGTGGTGTAGGTGACGGTCATGCTGCCGATGCCGGGGAGGCCGAAGATCTGCTCGACGAGCACGGCGCCGCCGAGCAGTCCGACGAACTGCATGCCGAGCACGGACAGCGCGGGCGCCGAGGCGTTGCGCAGCACGTGCTTGAACACGATCCGGGACGCGGGGAGTCCGCGGGCGCGCAGGGTGCGTACGTAGTCCTGCCGCAGGACGTCGATGACCGCTCCGCGCACCTGCTGGGAGACGCCCGCGACGGAGGCCACCGACAGGGAGAGCACCGGCAGGGTGACGGTGGACAGCCAGCCGCCGGGCGAGTCGGTGAAGCCGGTGTAGCCGATGGCGGGGAACCAGTCGAGCCGGACCGCGAAGACCAGGACCAGGACCAGGGTCAGCAGGAACCCCGGCAGGGCGTACCCCGCCACGCCGAGGATCTGCACGAACCGGTCGACCGCGCCCCGGCGCACGCCCGCCCACACGCCGAGGAGGAAGGCGACGACCGTGGTGACGGCGGTGACGCCGAGCATCAGGCTCACGGTCACCGGCAGCCGGTTGCCGACGGCCTGGCCCACGTCCTCGCTGGTGAACCACGAGGTGCCGAGGTCGCCCCGGACCCCGTGCGCCAGCCAGTCCGTGTACTGGTGCAGCACCGGACGGTCGAGGCCCAGGGAGGCGTTCTTCGCGTCGACGGCGTCCTGGGTGGCGCTCTCCCCCAGCAGTTGGCGGCCCACGTCGAGGTGCGGAACGGACAGGAGCAGATAGGAGAGGAAGGAGATGACGATCAGCAGCACGACGCCGGAGGCGATCCTGCGGGCGATGAAGTTCAGCATGACACTCGGTATCCGTCGGCGCGGGGGGCTAGTTGACCGGCGCGTAGTTGTAGATCGAGGGCACGGCCATGCCGGACTGCGGGGCGATCTTCACGGTGCCGTCCGAGACATGGAGGTAGCTCATCCGGTAGAAGGGCACGAACCAGCCGTCCCGCACCAGGTGTTCGTCGAGTGCGCGCGCGGCGGTCCTCGCCTCGGCCGCCGTGCCCGTCTGGATGCGGGGCAGCAGCTTGCGCGTCTCGGCGTCCGTGGTGCCGAACATGTTGAACGCGCCCGGGGTGACGAGGTCGTTGGCCGCCGCCCAGTCGGAGGCGGGCTGGCCCATGTTCATGACCATGCCGGAGTAGGCCCGGTCCTTGAACACCTTCTGGACCGCGGTGGCGCCGTCAAGCGTGTCCCACACGAGCTTCACGCCGATGGCCTTGAAGTCGGACTGGAGCGACGCGGCGAGCGCGTCGTTGACGATGGCCGCGATGCGGGGCAGCTTCAGGGTGAAGCCGTTCGCGTACCCGGCCTCCTTGAACAGTTCCCTGCCCTTGGCCGGGTTGTGCGTGTAGTACGTGTCGAGCTTCTTGTCGTACGCCCGGGTCTCGGGCCCGAAGACCTGCGAGGTGATCCGGCCGCGCTTCTGGCGGATGCGGTCGAGCATGGTGTCGCGGTCGACGGCGTAGTTGAGCGCCTGGCGCACGCGCGGGTCGCGCAGCGCCGGCGTCAGCTTGCCGTCCCGGTCGAAGAGCAGCAGGCCCTGGAAGTCGATCTCCTGCTTCTGGGTCCTGACCTTCGGGTCGGACTCGACGGCGATCTGCTGGTCGGCGGTCTGCAGCAGCGCCGCGTTCACCTGCCCGGTCTTGATGCCGTTGGTGATCGCGGTCTCGTTGTCGAAGAAGCTGATGGTGATGTTCTTGTACGGGAGCTCCTTGCCCCAGTGGTGGGTGTTGCGCTGGTACGCCCACTTGGTGCCGACCGTGGTCCGCGTCTTGTCGAGGCGGTACGGGCCGGTGCCGTCGGGCGTCGTCCTGATGCTGTCGCCCTGGGCGAACCGCTTGGGGTTGGCCATGAGACCGGGGGCGTCGCTGAGATAGAACTCCAGCGCCGGGTCGGGCTGCTTGAGCTCGAGCGTGACGTGGGAGGCGTCGGCGACCTCGACCTTCTCCAGGCCGGCCAGCCACTTGGCGGAGGCCCCGCCGCCCTTCTGGAAGCGCTCCAGGTTGGCCTTGACCACCGCCCCGTCGAAGGGGCTGCCGTCGGCGAACTCGACGCCCTCGCGCAGCGTCAGCGCCAGTTCGGTGCGGTCCGCGTTGTACGTCCACTCCGTGGCGAGCATCGGGCTGAAGCGGCCGTCCGGCTCCCGCTTGATCAGGGTGTCGTACACCGCCTGGAAGTACGGCAGGGCGCTTCCGGTGGCGACGGCGGGGTCGAGGCTCTGCGGGAGGGTCATCGTCGCGATGTTCAGCGTCGAGGATCCGGCGCCCCCGGCACCGCCGCCGGTGCCTCCGCATCCCGCGAGGGCGAGCGAGGCCGCGGCACAGGCGGCCGCCAGCGCGGTTCGGGCAGTTCTGCTCATGTCTTTCGCTCCGTCTGGAGAGCCGGGGACGACCGCCCCGGGAGGAGTGCGGGTGAGCCTACCCACGGAATTAACCAGTTGGTAGGTTTTGGAACGAGAAATCAACCAGTTGGTAAGTTCTGCCGGGCAAGGACCGACTGCCCCAGGAGAGCGCCGAAGTGACCGACCATGCGCCCGGTGTGCCGCACCGCGTGTCCAAGGGCGAGCGCACCCGCGCCCGGATCCTCGCCTCCGCCACCGAACTGTTCGCCCGCTCCGGCTTCCACGCGGTCTCGCTGCGCGACATCGCCGCCCATGCGGGGCTCACGCACGCCGGACTGCTGCACCACTTCCCCGGCAAGGAGGCGCTGCTCCTGGACGTGCTGAGCCTGCGGGACGAGACCGATGCCCGGCTGCTCTTCCCCGGCATGCTCGGACCGGGCGTCCCGGAGCCGGAACCGGAGCCCGAGGAGCGGCTGCGCCGGCTGGTCGAGGTGGTCGCCCGCAACGCGGAGACCCCGGGCCTGGTCGCGCTGTACGCGAAGCTGTCGGCGGAGGCGTCCGATCCGGACCACCCCGCCCACGCGTACTTCGTGAAGCGCTACCGCCTCCTGCGCCGGGAGCTGACGGATCTCGTACGGCTCCTGTTCGCCCGGGCGGATCCGGAGCCGTCCGGCGATCCGGCCGCCGTGGCCCAGCAGTGGCTGGCGCTGATGGACGGGCTGCAGACGCAGTGGCTGCTGGAGCCGGACGCCGTCGACATGGCGGAGCAGGTCCGCACCTTCCTCCGCCGGCAGGGGCTGCGTCCGGACCGCGAGGAGGCCGGGCCCGTCAGCGGGTGAGGGTGGCCAGGACCGCATCGGCCATGCTCCTGTGTCCGCTCGCGTTGGGATGGAAGCCCGCGCCCTCGGCGGAGTCCGCAGGTTCGATCCAGCGCACCCCGGGCGCCTGGCAGGCGTCGTGCCCGACGGACGGCCCGTAGGTGTCGACGTACTCGGCGTCGTAGACGTTGGCCTGCTGCGCCAGCACGGTGTCGAAGTGCTTCTCCTCGTCCTTGACCCAGCCGAAGTCGCCGTCGGCCAGCGGGATCGTGGCGCGGCACGGCGTGCCGTCGTCCGGCAGCAGCGAGGGGTAGCCGACCAGCAGGACCCGGGCGCGCGGCGACCGGGTGCGGATCTCCTTCAGCACCGCGTCGATCTTCGGCGCGGTGGCGTTGATCCGGGCGCCGATCTCGTCCGTTCCGAGCAGGGTGAAGCTGTGCTTGCACGGCGCGCCGTGCGGGGCCAGATAGCCGAGCAGCACGCAGCGGGTGATGATCCCGGTCAGGTCGAGGTCGTTGCCGCCGATCCCGAGGGTGACCAGCGTGGTGTCGGGGCGCAGGGCGTCGAGCTGGGGCGGCGCGGACTCCTGCCGGCCCGCCATGTGCGTGGTGTCGGCGCCGGCGCACGTCACATCGGTGAACACCTCGGCACCGACCGCCCGCGCGACGAGCGAGGGGTAGTTGCGGTCGGAGCGCCCGCAGACCGTGTCGGTCTGCTGCGGGATGCCGGGTCCGGAACTGTACGAGTCGCCGAGCGCCACGTAGTGCGCGCCCCTGCCGGCCCGTTCACCGGGCTGGCCCGCGATGCCGGGGGACGCCGCGCCGATCAGCAGTGCGGCCGTCGCCGCCGCGGCGAAGGCCAGGCGCGGGGCGGCGGCCCGCCGCGGGGCCGGGGCCGGATGGCCCGCCTCTCGGCGCGCGGGGGTGGACGACCGACCGGAATCCGACATGACCGTTCCTCGATTCGTGGCAGAGGGGAGCCGATGGGGCGGACGGTGGAGGGGATCTCATCGAAGCGGACCGCCCGAGCTCGAAAACCGTACGATGATCGGTTTCTGGCCGTCAATAGCCCCGCCGAAAAGAAATCCGGGGCGCCGGAAGGGGGCCCGGAGGCCGAGAGAGGGGGTGGCGGAACCCGTACACGCACACCCTTGACACCCAAAACCGATCACCATACGTTTTTGGGTCGCACACCGTCCTGCCCCCGACGCGCGGTACGGACCGCCGCGACCGCACGGTCCGCGCACCCGCGCACCGGCCGCCGGCCCCTTCTCCACGAAAGCCCGACAGGTGCCCCGTATGACTCAGCAACACCCGTCCTCCCCTCCGTCGCCCGCCGCGGGACTCCCGCTCGCCGAGAAGGCCTCCCTGACCAGCGGCGCCGGGGACTTCGTCACCCAGGGGTCCGAGGCGGCCGGGGCACCCGCCGTCTCCATGTCCGACGGCCCGCACGGGCTGCGCCTGCCCAAGGAGAGCGGCGACGGCGGACAGGTCGATCTGCACAGCGCCGCCCCCGCGACCTGCTTCCCGCCCGCCGTCGCGCTCGGCAGCAGCTGGAACCCGGAGCTGGCCGAGGAGGTCGCGGGCGCCATCGCCGCCGAGGCCGCGGAGCACGGCGTCGGCGTCGTCCTCGGCCCCGGCATCAACATCAAGCGGTCGCCTCTGTGCGGACGCAACTTCGAGTACTTCTCCGAGGACCCCCTGGTCTCGTCCGAGCTCGGCGGCGCCATGGTGCGCGGGCTCCAGAACGCCGGGGTGGGCGCCGCCCTCAAGCACTACGCGGCGAACAACCAGGAGACGGACCGGATGCGGGTCAGCGCCGACATCGACGAGCGCCCGCTGCGGGAGATCTATCTGCGCGCCTTCGAGCGCATCGTCCGCCGCGACCGCCCGTGGTCGGTGATGGCCTCCTACAACGGGGTCAACGGCGTGCCCGTCTCGGAGCACACCCGGCTGCTGACCGACATCCTGCGCGGCGAGTGGGGCTTCGACGGGATCGTCATGTCCGACTGGGGAGCGGTACGCGATC
It encodes the following:
- a CDS encoding IS3 family transposase (programmed frameshift); its protein translation is MVMKNYPPEFKADAVALYESRPEATIRSVAADLGINPETLRNWVRAAGVSRPRGRRTQEPAQPPVPLEAENAALRKKVRELEEEREILRKAAKYFAGGDALVNRFQCVADLQRRHGVKRLCRILGVSRSSFYYWQRTAADRAARQVADARLAARIRAVHQESDGTYGAPRITAELREENGVAVNHKRVARIMRASGIQGIRLRRRHRTTVSDPAAAKAPDLIGRDFTADKPNTKYVGDITYLPVAGGKFCYLATVIDLASRRLVGWAIADHMRADLVTDALAAAIRTRGSLAGSIMHTDHGAQYTSRSFAEACRSAGVRRSMSAVGSSADNALAESFNATFKRETLQGRKSWPTEREARLDAFRWLHRYNTRRRHSRLGQRPPITFENALRHTPTTLAQAA
- a CDS encoding lasso peptide biosynthesis B2 protein codes for the protein MGAKVVDLPETVLTWGTVEQSAAPPEPAPIPLRWRVVAVPVVLATAAVWSAGRRRNRFSRLVRLACSGRDLPPATAAQARYAVRAVRWAAQLLPMRWACLEDSTAAALVLTTVRRRAEWRHGVALDPVRLHAWIAGPDGSPVEEPADTALYTPTYTPDGPGSAGAPGRYDRE
- a CDS encoding GNAT family protein gives rise to the protein MSDPHILLSGQALALAMPRADMLPEYHKWENDPATITGYGNQWAQAWEVRAAGYERQRGNDRFQQFEVVRLENSTPVGMTILEVNPFVRTAEFVMVLAPAERGKGHATEAARLTLDWAFHLAHLRAVWLKVLEPNKAGARAYEKAGFRPAGRLRRSGFWLGEPVDELLMDAVPEDFPGKSAVAAALGS
- a CDS encoding ATP-binding cassette domain-containing protein encodes the protein MSTPHTAGPAEPLLAVRDLRVSFPGKGWRAPETEVLKGVDLAVRPGETLGLVGESGSGKSTIGRAVLGLVPVRSGSISFDGEPIERADTRRRRALSRDLQVIFQDPYTSLNPARTIGDTLAEPLIGQGTGAREARGRVGELLDRVHLPADAADRLPREFSGGQRQRVAIARALALRPRLVICDEPVSALDLTTQRTVLDLLLEIQRETGVAYLFVSHDLSVVRFMSHRVAVIHRGEIVETGDAATVTSRPDHAYTRTLLLASPVANVAEQRRRRAEARQGVR
- a CDS encoding dipeptide/oligopeptide/nickel ABC transporter permease/ATP-binding protein, which codes for MSENLTATAAPAPVAAPPGREPGPRRTGGLTRRVLRNPLGALSAALLLILVLAVLLAPLLAPQDPGASSLGDAFAGPGAGHPLGMDSAGRDILSRVLYGGRNTLGGAVLALAVALVLGVPSGLFAGYYGGRFDAAANWAVNLVMALPAMVVLLASRAILGPHVWVLMIVLGVLTAPAFFRLVRGIVANVRGELYVDAAKVSGLSDARIVARHVLTVVRGPIIIQVALVAGIAIALQAGLEFLGVGSGSAATWGAMLNEAFQNIQRAPLLILWPGLALGLTNCALVLLAGALRDALEEHAPRPARRGRRTPATAAPVTDRAEQGRAQQGQDRAALLSVRGLAVAYAQPDGTDKEVVHGVDLDVRPGEIVGLVGESGSGKTQTAFSVLGILPEGGRVTRGSITVNGREVAGLGERDRRALRGRTVAYVPQEPMSNLDPAFTVGSQLMEPLRHHLGLTRKQAAARAAELLRLVEIPDPARTLRLHPHEISGGMAQRVLIAGAMSCDPELLIADEPTTALDVRVQAEVLDLLRRLQEERGLGVLLVTHNLGVVADVCDRVAVMNAGRVVESGTTEQILGSPRDPYTRTLLDAVLDDAPVRAPWHGPAARTATA
- a CDS encoding ABC transporter permease, translating into MLNFIARRIASGVVLLIVISFLSYLLLSVPHLDVGRQLLGESATQDAVDAKNASLGLDRPVLHQYTDWLAHGVRGDLGTSWFTSEDVGQAVGNRLPVTVSLMLGVTAVTTVVAFLLGVWAGVRRGAVDRFVQILGVAGYALPGFLLTLVLVLVFAVRLDWFPAIGYTGFTDSPGGWLSTVTLPVLSLSVASVAGVSQQVRGAVIDVLRQDYVRTLRARGLPASRIVFKHVLRNASAPALSVLGMQFVGLLGGAVLVEQIFGLPGIGSMTVTYTTRGDIPVIMALVMLTVVGVVLINLLVDVLIGWLNPKARAA
- a CDS encoding ABC transporter substrate-binding protein, with amino-acid sequence MSRTARTALAAACAAASLALAGCGGTGGGAGGAGSSTLNIATMTLPQSLDPAVATGSALPYFQAVYDTLIKREPDGRFSPMLATEWTYNADRTELALTLREGVEFADGSPFDGAVVKANLERFQKGGGASAKWLAGLEKVEVADASHVTLELKQPDPALEFYLSDAPGLMANPKRFAQGDSIRTTPDGTGPYRLDKTRTTVGTKWAYQRNTHHWGKELPYKNITISFFDNETAITNGIKTGQVNAALLQTADQQIAVESDPKVRTQKQEIDFQGLLLFDRDGKLTPALRDPRVRQALNYAVDRDTMLDRIRQKRGRITSQVFGPETRAYDKKLDTYYTHNPAKGRELFKEAGYANGFTLKLPRIAAIVNDALAASLQSDFKAIGVKLVWDTLDGATAVQKVFKDRAYSGMVMNMGQPASDWAAANDLVTPGAFNMFGTTDAETRKLLPRIQTGTAAEARTAARALDEHLVRDGWFVPFYRMSYLHVSDGTVKIAPQSGMAVPSIYNYAPVN
- a CDS encoding TetR/AcrR family transcriptional regulator, which translates into the protein MTDHAPGVPHRVSKGERTRARILASATELFARSGFHAVSLRDIAAHAGLTHAGLLHHFPGKEALLLDVLSLRDETDARLLFPGMLGPGVPEPEPEPEERLRRLVEVVARNAETPGLVALYAKLSAEASDPDHPAHAYFVKRYRLLRRELTDLVRLLFARADPEPSGDPAAVAQQWLALMDGLQTQWLLEPDAVDMAEQVRTFLRRQGLRPDREEAGPVSG
- a CDS encoding SGNH/GDSL hydrolase family protein, encoding MSDSGRSSTPARREAGHPAPAPRRAAAPRLAFAAAATAALLIGAASPGIAGQPGERAGRGAHYVALGDSYSSGPGIPQQTDTVCGRSDRNYPSLVARAVGAEVFTDVTCAGADTTHMAGRQESAPPQLDALRPDTTLVTLGIGGNDLDLTGIITRCVLLGYLAPHGAPCKHSFTLLGTDEIGARINATAPKIDAVLKEIRTRSPRARVLLVGYPSLLPDDGTPCRATIPLADGDFGWVKDEEKHFDTVLAQQANVYDAEYVDTYGPSVGHDACQAPGVRWIEPADSAEGAGFHPNASGHRSMADAVLATLTR